The window CGTGATCGCGCACGGGCTCAACATCGTGCGCAATATCGGCTCGCCGCCGAGCGCGGAGTTCCCCTTCGACGAGGCGGCACAGCGCGAGCGGGTGCTGCGCAATATCCGCCGCAGCGTCTATCCCGCCGGGCTCCCGCGCCAGCTTGCCGCGATCATCGACGATGGCGACCGCACTTCGCGGCTCGCCGCCGTTCGCACGCCGACGCTGGTGCTGCACGGCGAGGCCGATCCGCTGGTGAAGCGCGAGGGCGGCGAGGCCACCGCCAAGGCGATTTCGGGCGCGCGGCTGGTGACCTATCCGGGCTGGGGCCATGATATCCCCGTCCCGCTGATCCCGCGCATCGCCAGCGAGATCGTCGCCCACGCCCGCAACGCGTGAGGCTGGGCAGGCTGCCGCTGGCGGGGCTGGCCGGGATTGTCGGCCTTGCCGGCTTTGCGCTGCTGGCCCGCCAGCCCGACGGCGAATCGCGCGCCGCACCGGTCCTTCCCGCCGCTGCCGGCATCGCCGAGCAGGGCGCGGCAGCCTTTGCCGGGCATGGCTTCGGCGGGATTTCGCAGACCGCGCTGGAAACCAATGCGGTTCCGTTCAAACTGGTCGCGGCCGCGCTGGTGCTCGAAGAACGGCAAAGCGATCCGAGCGCGCCTGCCGATATGGCCACCTTGCGCCGCGTGCTTGCCCGCTTCGGGTTCCTCTATCCCGCCACGATCCGGGGCCTGCCGCCGGGCACGCGCCTGAATTTGAACAAAAAGCCGCTGGGCATGACCCACGGGTTTATCGCGCCGGTGGGCGGCGCGCGGGTCGAGGTCGCCAATCTGGGCTGCGCGGCGTGCCATGCCGGGGTCGCCTATGCGCCCGACGGCACGCCGCAGCCTGACCGCGCGGTGCTGGGAATGGCGAACACCTCGCTCGATCTGGAGGGCTACACGCAGGCGATCTTCGTGGCGCTGCGCCGCCATGCGGGCGATCCGGCGCTGCTCGACATGGCCGACACGCTGTTCCCGGACATGGGCTGGCAGGAGCGCGCCTCGCTGCGCTGGATCGTGCTGCCGCTGGCGAAGAGCAGGCTCGAAGGGCTCGCCGCAGCGCCGCGCGCGCTTCCCTTTCCCAACGGGCTGCCGGGTGCGACCAACGGGGTGGCCGCGCTGAAATTGCAGACCGGCACGCCGTTGCTGGGCGGCGGGGCGGGGGATCGCGGGTTTGTCTCGATCCCCGATCTTGGCTTACGCCATCATCGCAGCCGCCTGCTGGCCGACGGGGCCTATGCCGCGCCGTCGGGCCGGGCCGATCGGCGCGAACTGGCCGCGATCACCAGTTTCTTCACCGTTCCCAGCATGGGGGTGCGGCCGGAGGAGGCGCAGCGCCACATCCCGCAAGCCCGCGCGATTTTCGCGTGGCTGGCCGACTACCGCCCGCAAGCCTTCCCCGGCCCGCGCGACATGGCCGCCGCCGCGCGCGGCGCTGCGATCTACGAACGGGGCTGCGCCGCGTGCCACGGCAGGTTCGACTGGAACGGCGGCGCGCCACGGCTGGCCTCCTTCCCCGACTGGGTCGGCGATGTCGGCACCGACCCCTTGCGCGCGCAGGCGCTGGACGAAGGGCTGGCGGGTGCGATCCGCACCTCGGCCTATCGCGCGGCGATTTCGGTGCGGCGGGGGGAGGGCTATGCCGCGCCGCCGCTCGCCGGACTGTGGGCCTCGGCGCCCTATCTTCACAACGGGTCGGTGCCCAGCCTTGCCGCGCTGCTCGATCCTGTGCTGCGCCCGGCCCGTTTCATGGTTGGCGGCCATGCGCTCGACTGGGAGACGGTGGGGATCAGGCTGACCGCAGAGGGGCGCTATCCGGCGGGCTATGTGCCTTTCGCGCTGCCGCAATGGGTCGAAACGCGCGCGCCGGGTCTCGGCAACCGGGGGCACAGCTACGGCAGCGCGCTTTCTACGGCGGATCGGGCGGCGCTGCTCGAATTTCTCAAGCTGCTTTAACGCACCAGCACCTCGGTCAAGGGGAGCCGCGCGCGCGCGAAAGGCGCGCCGTCACGGCGGCCGATCCGCAGCGCGCTGACAAGGCGGCGGCGCGGGGGGATCGCGTGTGTCCGGCAAAGCGATGCTGCGGCGTCCGGATCATCGGCGAGCGCGGCAAGCACATTGCCGCCAAGCCCGCCCGCATCGACTTCCAGCCACAGCCGGTGGAACGCGCGCCCGCTTTCGAATGGGTCTTCGCTTGCGGCGCGGTGGAACAGCACGAGCGCGGCGGCGTTGGCAAAGCCCTTGGCCTCGGCGAGCAATGCGGGCGCAAGGCGCAGCGCGGCCAGCGGGGCGAACAGCGGCCCCAGCACCGCGCCGGCGCCGATCGCTTCGATCCGCGAAAGCCGCATCGCCTCAGCATTGAGCCCGTCGCGCGACCATCTCGGGTGGCTCCGGTTGAGCCGCATCCAGTGGCGCAGTTCGGCGCGGAAGGCACCGCCGCGCATGATTGCATAGCTCGCCCGGTCATACAGCGCGGCAGCGGCGGCGATCGCGGCGGGATCGGTGATGATCGTCCGGTCCTCCCCCGCCAGCGCACAGGCTGCGGCGTGGTCCTGCGCCGATGGCGGCTGGAACCCGCCGCGCCACGAGGCGCGTTTTCCCAGCACTGCGAGCAGCGGATCGGGCGAAGCGCCGGGGCTGAAGACGAGCCTTGCAACGGGGCGCAACCCGCTGCGATCATCGCCCGAAAGCCGCGTAACATGTGCGCGCAGCCCAAAGCCCGAGGCTGCAATCACCGCGCCCTCTGCCGCCGCCCCCAGACTGATCGCGGCGTCATTGCCGCGCGGGTCGCCCACCGCGAGCCGCCGCTTGGTGTCCTCCAGCAGCACGAGATCCGCGCTCTCGATCCGCCAGCGCGCGGGCTGGACATTGTGGACGCTGGGCGCAGCGGTCGCGCTCGCTACGATCTGGCGGAGTATTTCGGCGGTCATGCGATGGCCTTGCGGAACAGGTGGAGCTTGTGCAGCCACCGGCCGTTCATCTTCTCGACCTGCCTGAGGCTTGCGGGATTCTCGTCCGCGATCCACGTGCCGCCGATGCTTTCGTATCCCGCCGCGCGCACCCGTCCCAATGTCTCGGCGAGCATCGCGCTCATGATCCCCTGCCCGTGCGCGGCGCGGGCGACCGAATAGAAGATGATCACCGCGCGGCGGCGGTTCATGCGGTAGCGCAGGAAATGCCACGGGGTTGTGAGCCCGATGCGCGAGCGGGTCGCCTTGAGGAAACCGTTCAAATCGGGGATCGCGATGATCACGCCCACGGGCACCCCGTCCTGCTTGACCACGGAGGACAGGCGCGGGTCGAGGATCGTGCTGAGTTCGCCCGCCTGAAACCGGAACTCCTCCGCCGTCAGGGGCACGAACATCGGGTTCTCGGCAAAACCATCGTTGAGCAACAGGCGTGCTTCCTCCAT is drawn from Erythrobacter neustonensis and contains these coding sequences:
- a CDS encoding c-type cytochrome, with the protein product MRLGRLPLAGLAGIVGLAGFALLARQPDGESRAAPVLPAAAGIAEQGAAAFAGHGFGGISQTALETNAVPFKLVAAALVLEERQSDPSAPADMATLRRVLARFGFLYPATIRGLPPGTRLNLNKKPLGMTHGFIAPVGGARVEVANLGCAACHAGVAYAPDGTPQPDRAVLGMANTSLDLEGYTQAIFVALRRHAGDPALLDMADTLFPDMGWQERASLRWIVLPLAKSRLEGLAAAPRALPFPNGLPGATNGVAALKLQTGTPLLGGGAGDRGFVSIPDLGLRHHRSRLLADGAYAAPSGRADRRELAAITSFFTVPSMGVRPEEAQRHIPQARAIFAWLADYRPQAFPGPRDMAAAARGAAIYERGCAACHGRFDWNGGAPRLASFPDWVGDVGTDPLRAQALDEGLAGAIRTSAYRAAISVRRGEGYAAPPLAGLWASAPYLHNGSVPSLAALLDPVLRPARFMVGGHALDWETVGIRLTAEGRYPAGYVPFALPQWVETRAPGLGNRGHSYGSALSTADRAALLEFLKLL